In the Mesoplodon densirostris isolate mMesDen1 chromosome 6, mMesDen1 primary haplotype, whole genome shotgun sequence genome, CTCGTAGTGTTTTACTCTTCATAGAAATGAAAGTTCTCGGCGGTGAGAGGAGAGCGGTCAAGCGGGCGCAGCCTGCGGAGGCTGACTTCCAAAGGCACCTCTCGAACCTGTTGGAAGCTTGGGTCAGTCGTGAGGGAGAAAGCATTTGTCCCTTCATTCCAAAGAAGGTTCTTGGAGATTGTCATTTATTTACCATGCCCACGGATTCTCCAGAGGGAAGAGCTGCAAGGAGTTGGGTAATCAGAAATCTCGGGCTATTATCCCAGAGCCCTAGGGTGCCAGGAGAGAGGTACAGGGCGCCCTTCAGTCATTTCATCGCGAATCCAACCCTGAACCTTCTTTTCCCACGACggagaaatattttatagaacTGAGCTGGGGAAAGGAACATCTTCCTAACGCGGCTGCTGAGCACAATGAATGAAGTTTGAGTTTATTCGAGTTCTCTTATCTGAGCAAGACGCTCGTAATGTGAATATCAAAGACCCCTTAGGCCACAGCAGCTTCCACACCCGCTCCCTCCCcccgcacccccaccccccacccccacccccgcttccctGGGACCGTGCGCTCGCAGAAATTCTCCCCCGCGGTTTGtctcctctccctctgtctttctgAGAATCTCTGTCTTTGCCTTTCTGTCGGTCTCTTCTCCACTCCTACTGCCCCCGCCCAACCTCCGCCCCCGCTCCCCAGGGTTGGAAACTCCGTGGAGGAGCCCCGGTCACAATGGTGCGTTTCACGGTTTCCTTCACACACTTCACCACGGGGAGGGGAACACGGGGGTGTTCCTTTCGTCTGCCCACGAGAAAGAAAGGGGCTTTGACAGAGGTAGTTATTTCTTCCTAATTTACAACCCCGAGGCTCCGTGCTCCCGGCCGCGGCGGCCGCGAGCGGGAGCGGAGCAACGTGTTTCCAGGCTCTGAGGCTTTGCCTAGGTAACCGGTCGTttcggggcgggggggtgggggggggcggagATAGCCGAGGGGCGCTCGGCTCGGCGGCTGTAGGAAGTGCGGTGTGGCTCTTCCCCGCGAACGCCGGGCGCTCGAGGGGAGCCCCTTCCTTGGGGAGACGCTACCCTCGCCCACCCCAGTCAGAGGCCTATCCTTGGAGAAAGACTCCGCTTGAAAGGCCGTGGAGAAGGGCGGGAATGCGGGcacctggaggaggtggtgggaggTTGCCAGAGACTCCCACTGAAGATGCGGGAGGGACGGGAAGCGCAAGCTACAGCCGTGGGAAGATCCGCCCTTGCCTGCGCTAGGGCgagcgcaggctttctgtagtatcagctggggctggggttggggatggcaAGGGAATCCCCCATTTCCTGGCCGTCGAGGGCTCCCCGGATCTGGGGGCTCCGATACCCTCTTTCCTTTCAGGCAAGCCCGGGGCGCAGGGGCGGCGGGAGACGAAACTTATCCGACATCCGCGGCCCGCGCACTCCCGAGGTTTTTGGAATTTTggtagtttgggtttttttttttttttttttttttcgagtCCCCGTTCCCATCCCTTAAGCTGCGAGTGGGTCCGGGCAAAGGGGGCGCTATAGGCCGGAGTTTGGGGCCGTGTGATCCTTACCCGAGGCCCGCCGAAATGCGCTTCTAGCTACAAAGTTTCGCTAAGGCTTTGCGCAGAGACGCTCGCCCCAGAGCCGCTCTCGGCGCCCTCCGGAATGTGCCCCCCTCCGGGTCGCCGGATGGCCCCGAGCCTCGAAGTCGCCCACCCTCTGGGATACCGCCCGCTGGGCGCAGGGggcctccctcccctctcaccaCCAGCCGCAAACGCCAACCGCCTTGTGCCTCGTTTCCAGCGCCGGCCTATTTCCACTGTGTCCTTTTGTTTGCTTGACCCCTGGCCCCCGAAACTCACGGCTAATAGAGGCGAAGCTCCATTAGCATTTAGAATGAAAAGCGCGGACTTTCTTAATTCCTCGGGGCATTCATGCATTCGTTCCGTACCCTGTGCCTTTCCTATGCAACGTGTAAAATTTGTATTTGAGGGGTGGGGGCGGGCgaagttggaaaatattttccgCTCGTGCACACTCACAGACTCCGATTCGGGCAGAACTCCTTCCTCAAGTGTTCTCCATTCTTCGGTTTTCATGACATCGTTAGCTTGGAACCAATTGTGGGGGCAGATGGATTAATTTCTGGGCGACGACTGGCTGCGCGTTTTTTTAGCCTCGGTTCGGGAACCACAAAACCGCGGTGAGCGCGGACAGCCTTTCCTCGGCTCCTCCAAGGCGCTGTGATGCTTGCTGCCCGGGGACTCCGGTCACCTTAAGCACTGCTTTCTTACCCTTCTAATTCTTTTGTAATTAATGCATTTCTAGAGATCTATTCAACCCTCACCTCTGTACGCCCAGTCCAGGCCGCGGTGACCCAGCGTGGTCTCACTGTGACCTTTGTCCTCTCTCCTGGTGCCCGCAGAGCCCACTGCGGAAGAGCGCAGCCCGGCAAGCCCCAGCCCTGAGACTGGACCGTCAGCGGAGCCGGGCAGCACCTCCGCCGCTTCGCCCCGCCGGACGTCCCCGCCTCCTCCACTCTCAGCCTCCGCTGGAgagacccccagccccaccattCAGCGCGCAAGATATCCTCCAGGTAGGTCTGAAGGCGCGACTCCTTATTCCTCCCGGGCTGGGATATGTGGGTGGGGGAGCCACATACCCAGCAAGCAGGCTGGTCGACTTGCCCAGCGCCAGGACAGCGGGTGACTGCTGGCCGCGAATTTCATGGCACAGGTGGCTTCCTTGCACGAATCTCCTCTGGATACCACACCCTGTTGCTACCTAGTGGAGCAGCCAGATTAAATTAATCGTATTGCTCAAAGATATTTTTCctgagaaaaatgcaaatacacCAACAGATTTGGatcttttatacattttaatgtcTTCATATTTGCTCTACTTTTAATGCTAACGCGTTTAAGTTATGGGATCATTTCGAACAATGCAAAGCATTTTGTTTGTATAAAACGTAAATCATTTGGGTGCAGACATTTGGATTATTGAAGctcaaagggaaagagagaaagcattTGAGCTGAAAACCAAGGAGCAAATTTGATTTGGGCAAAAGAAAGGATTGCAGGTTTGGCTTGTAATACCTCTTTATGCATTTGGTAAAGGGATACCAGGTGCCTGGCCAAAGAGATGCAGATAAATAGAACTCAGTCCCAGCAAGCTCATCTTCTATCTGGAAACCTCAGAAAGACACAAAGAAGAGCAATAGGTAGGGATTGGCAAAGAAGAATGATAGAAAAGACTCATGGAGAAATCCAAGAGAGGAGAACAAATGAAACATCAGGCagtgttctttcttttaaatgactAGCCTTTCATTTCACCCCAACAACTGGACAGCAGGATAAGTGCTCTTTTAACTTCAAACTAATGAGTGTTTGTAGGGCGCTCGGAAAATAAAGGCTTGAACTGGCCTCTCCTCATCACTGCTTCTTCCACCAGGCCCTCAACACCTTTTTACAAGTCAAGATTTCATCCCATACATATATGACTCAATCAGATTTGGAAATGTGGGTAAGAGCAAGATGTCAAAGGAGATGTGAAGTATTCACTTTTCTATTAGTCACACCTTTTACACCATAGACTCCAAAGACACGTTAAGCACGTGGTTTTCCTTTGGCTCAGAAAAACCAACCACCAGAAACTGCCCAgtttactatttatatttaaccataaagaaagggaaataattaGATAAATTATCCACTAGATCCAATATTTCTCAGGGCTTTCCCATCCAGTTCAACCTCTCTGAACAATAGTAAGCACTCCAGATATCATTGCTTTGGGGGCTGAGAGAAACTAAACCTATTAAGaaactgctttcttttctaggggTGCTAATTCTTCTGTCATAAGAAAATATGTAGATAACTAACCTATTATGACAACTGTAAACTACTGTTATAAAGCAGCcactgatatattttatttcttagaatGGGGGggggaatacacacacacacacacacacacacacacacacatatatatggcagaGAGCAGGTTTTGTGGGTGTTTTGTTGCAGCTGCTGATCTTTTTCTTTGCAGATGGTGCAAACTCCCCCGAGTCCATTTCCTGGACCTAGGTTCCTACCTCACCACCTCGCTGGCTGAAATCAACAGGGGTCCAGTTTGAGCAGGCTGCTAGCCCTGCTTGGAGGAGtagggagagggtgggagaaagCAACCACAATGTGTGTGGGTAGCCTCAGTTGGCACTCATAAAATGTTAGAATGTCACTGGGCCAGTAAGTCCCATGTaggacacctttttttttttttcttttactaactCATAGGTTTACAAATCAAAGCGTGTGACTTGGGGGACCAGTGGTCTCTTTCACCCAAAAGAAACCAACATGGCATTCACTGGATTTCTTCTTGTCCTCCCAATTTGTGGCCGAGGTCACTTCATTTAATCTCTAGGGCTCAAaaccacttttaaaaatatgactggGCTTATGAGGGAAGACATCAAAATTCACAGATATAGTGGAGGACAGGGCAAGGGAGGGAAGGTGGGCACAGAAGTCCTCAGGAGGCTGGGTTTTGGCAACCTGTGGCCCCTTTGGCAGTTTGACAGGGATTCAGCTTTCTTCCCAGGGGacgaaggaaggaaagaaggaaggaaggactctAAGTCTATGATACTAGAATGTGGAAAGAATGTCACTTCCTCTCTATTTCCCATATTAGAGAGCGACAAGTCCATTGCTACCTATTAGCTAGGAAGAGTGCTGACTTGCTTCTGAGAGACCTTTTTCCTCTCCCTTGCAGATATGCCCTGCGTGCAAGCCCAGTATAGCCCTTCACCGCCAGGTTCCAGTTATGCAGCACAGACATATGGCTCGGAATACACCACGGAGATCATGAATCCTGATTACTCCAAGCTGACCATGGACCTCGGCAGCACCGAGATCACGGCCACGGCTACCACGTCCCTGCCCAGCTTCAGTACCTTCATGGAGGGCTACTCGAGCAACTACGAACTCAAGCCCTCCTGCCTGTACCAAATGCAGCCGTCGGGGCCCCGGCCTTTGATCAAGATGGAGGAGGGCCGTGCGCACggctaccaccatcaccaccatgaccaccaccaccaccaccaccaccagcagcagccATCCATTCCGCCCCCCTCCGGCCCGGAGGACGAGGTGCTGCCCAGTACCTCCATGTACTTTAAGCAGTCCCCGCCATCCACCCCGACCACGCCGGGCTTCCCCCAGCAGGCGGGGGCGATGTGGGAGGACACGCTGTCCTCGGCACAGGGCTGCATCGCACCCGGCCCGTTGCTCGACCAGCCGATGAAGGCGGTGCCCACGGTGGCAGGAGCGCGCTTCCCGCTCTTCCCCTTCAAGCCCTCGCCGCCGCACCCGCCCGCGCCCAGCCCCGCAGGCGGCCACCACCTCGGCTATGACCCGACGGCCGCCGCCGCGCTGAGCCTGCCGCtgggagccgccgccgccgctgccgcgggCAGCCAGGCAGCCGCGCTCGAGGGCCACCCTTATGGGCTGCCGCTGGCCAAGAGGGCGGCCGCGCTGGCCTTCCCGCCGCTCGGCCTCACGGCCTCCCCCACCGCATCCAACTTGCTGGGCGAGAGCCCCAGCCTGCCGTCACCACCCAACAGGAGCTCGGCGTCGGGCGAGGGCACGTGCGCCGTGTGCGGGGACAACGCCGCCTGCCAGCACTACGGTGTGCGCACCTGCGAGGGCTGCAAGGGCTTCTTTAAGGTGAGCGCTCGCCCCTCCGGCTCCCTCTCCCCTCCGCAGCCAGCATCCCCAGACACCCGCTCGACTGAGCGTCTAAGTGGGCCCTTCCCGGTTTGAGAGGTGTACTGGTTATACTGTGTATTTCAGTAGCCTTTCCTAGCACCCTCACACCCACTTTCTCAGGGCTTTTTAACTTGAAGTCCATTACAGGAGGCCCAGACGGGCTTGAGGGGGCTGTGAACTTCCTGACTTGGCGTTACCTCCTGCTTATTTTTCTGGAGAGAGCTTTCAGCAGATTCGCAAAAGGATCTGTGACCTCAAAAATGCAAACACCTCACTGTGTTCCTCTTCTGTCCATCCAGGATGTCTGAGGGAATAGagtctgtgtgccaggccctgggtatttgtatctcatttaatcatcctaGGAAGAGCTAGGACTCTAGACTCAAACAGAACTGACATTGAATTTTGGTCACCCACTAGCTATTTTTACTAACAGCGTCTTGAATGTTTAATTACCCttgtttcatagatgaggaaatggaggctcagggaggttaactGCCCCTGGACACACACTCAGAGAGTGAGATGAAGGCAGGATGCCAACTCATGTTTGCATGACCTCAACGTGCATGTCCTCTTCACAGCTCTGCAGCTGCAGAATAGACAGGGGCAGCTGGTGGATGCAGTTTGAGGCAGCTTGCTCTGTAGAAGATAGTAGCTGGGGTCTCACCATTCCACTCCACTTCTGTACCACAGAGTGGGGACACTCTTCATTATCTCAGAGACCCAAAGGAGAATTTTATAGTGGGAGGGTCTTCAGCCTCCCCCTTATTTTGCCCAGGAGGATACTGAAGTCTAGAGAGGTGATTTAGTTGCACATGGGGACAGTTCCAGCTGGTTTCTCCTGACTCTTGAGTTCAGTGCTCTTCTCACCACTCAGGGGGAACAGGCCTTGTTCTCTTGCAGCTCTATTTTTGCTACTGACTCCCAGACTTCTTCAGACACTTAATTCTGTGCCACCCTCCCCACTCCTCACTCCTCTGGCTATTATGTCAGGCATTTGCAAACCCCCGAATGCTCAATAATCACTTCCTAGCCTTCAGTGCTGggcagggtggagggagaggaaaagcTGGATGCTGATTGGATAATGAGGATTTGGGAGGCCAATAGGATGTATCTGGGAGCATGCTGGAATTGGAGTCAGAACACTCAAATAGGAGTCCTTGATCTGTCACCTAACAATTTTATGATGTTGGGCATGACATTTccttccaggcctcagtttccctatcagGTGAATAAATTTTAGAGAAAGgctgtgagtattaaatgagagaAACATTTATGAAAGCACTTTATAAGCTTTAAAGGGCCATAAAAGAATAGTTcattataaatgaaaatacaaacatttataaaaaaatacacGTGTGCATTGGTATACATACCAACAAGCAACAGTTATTTTTGATCTGGAGATAGGAATCATGTGATTAATTTCTGcagataaatgagaaaatgcttaTGGAAAGATTTTGCAGTATGTTAAATGCCATACAGGAGATATGCAGGATTATGATGTTTTAAATGTAGAACCGTCGGTTTAGCCATTTTTTTCTGTCGTAACTACTCAAGGTTTACTTTCAAGTAACTGCATTCCTTTAGCAGATTTGCTTTTTACAGCATTTCAGAGGAAATGCTGAAAGGCAGTGAAATGGGCAGctgaaagggggaaaagaaagaaaaacaagagaagtacAAGTAATCCACAAATATAATAACCCCTGAATTGACCAAAATACAGGAGTGGTGATACATTCCTCATCTAGAAATGTCAATTAAGTGTTCCCCAACAGCATCCTTTTTCTGTAGCAATATCTTGAAAACAAATCTATACTTGAAAGGGTAGGGGTAGGATAAAGGAGAACCACCCCACAGATCTGTTAATTAAGGGAACCGGAGCAGGTTTTACCCAGTGGCTTTCTACCATTAAattgaattctttaaaaatgtgacaTGAAGTGCAGTTAATGATGGGAATTCAGTGATTGAACCATAACGATCTCTCCCTGTCCTTAAACTATTGTGCAGGCATACACAAATGTGGGGAAGGTTTGAGGTTATTGGGAAAACATATACCTGAAGCAAAATGCCACCAGCACTGAAACTAGGATATCCTTGAGGACAATGGCAAGAAatagagttttttaaattacttcatGTTCAATGAAAGAGAGCTTCATTTAGGAAACACAAGTTTCCTACCCTTACAAACTGCTGCGAATTTAAATGGTGGAAACCTCAGAAGTATGTTTGTGTTTTggaaattttgcattttaaactAAAGTCACCTGCTAAAGCAGGGAAAATGTATCTggctttaaattttatataagcaGTTTAGAAATGAtatcttaaaatgaaattaaaaggtgATAGAGTGAAAACTGATACAAGGGGGTTGAGAATtgctgaaaattaaaaaagatagAAAGTAAATCTATTTAGAATTTTAGACACAAAGTAGATCACCAATCCCAAATtacctggatttcttttttttttatgcagcCCAGGCTTACCAAATAAATTCCAACTTTCTGCTCTATTTGGAGTTGAATAGATTCAGGTAATTTCTGAATGAGTGGTAAATACACATCCATTtgcacaaatgtttttaattttttttttaaaatcaagcatTCTCTTATATTTGGAGCATAAAATATCCTTTATTATttcatgtttcattttaaaattatacgtGATTCTAAAGAATACAACATTATTTTATAACCAGGCCCAAGTTTTATAATACATCTTTTACAGTATGGTTATTTGGTGTCTGTGTCAATAGTCATTTATGAAATAACCAATTAATGGGAATTTTCATTGAAAATATATGGCTCTCATATTCCTTcttttatctcattctttttgtttgtttgtttgtttgtcttctttcttgGATGTGATAGCAGTTTTTAGTATCCCGTTTTACGATTTTGCTTTCAAAAATGAGAAATGGACAGTTtacccttcttttaaaaataaaatacactacaCAAGCtgattaagtgattttttttgcattaaaacaTTATTTCCTATATGTTAAAACTAGACAAGtccttgtttttgctttttatgatTTCATCTCTATTGGGGAACAAAGCCAGTTTCTGTGATATTTGACTTACAATAGTGATATCCAGCAAAGTACATCCCagataattttgattttattttaataaggtcAGCAATAATCAGGGGAGTGGAACAAGTAGAAAATTGTTCCCAAAGGGATATTAAAAGTGAAGATAATCTAATCCTCCAAGGTATGATATGTTGACCTGGTAATTTCAGATATGATTTTATCATTCAGACTTGGGTGTCTCCTGAGACTTGCTTCAGAACAATCCGAGATGATTTTCATTGTCAGCAGCTAACactaataaaattgtttttcctgCAGGCTAGCGTGTTAGGAAATTAAATTTATCTAATTATACAAATTGCACTGTCGCTTttcacattgtaattaaaatacaTCTTGTCAGGTCCTACCTCTTTCCAGAAACTATTAGTTGACTATCTCTGTATTGTATTTCCTCAGAGAACAGtgcagaaaaatgcaaaatatgtTTGCCTGGCAAATAAAAACTGCCCTGTAGACAAGAGACGTCGAAACCGATGTCAGTACTGTCGATTTCAGAAGTGTCTCAGTGTCGGAATGGTTAAAGAAGGTATGGATATAATGCTTTTTGTCCAGCTTGCTTATAAATATTCTCAGATATCACTGAAAAAGTTAATATTTACATTAGAATGGTGAAGTTTCCTAGTTTccctttctttcaacattttatttttatggtgtGTATTTACATTCAAAAATAGCTGAGGTCTACTTATTCTAATTTCTCAAAATCAATAGAGAGCTTGTGTACATACATCTCTGTTCTATTTGAGAAGGAGACTTTTAGGGCTAATTCATTACCAAATGTAAGTA is a window encoding:
- the NR4A3 gene encoding nuclear receptor subfamily 4 group A member 3, with product MPCVQAQYSPSPPGSSYAAQTYGSEYTTEIMNPDYSKLTMDLGSTEITATATTSLPSFSTFMEGYSSNYELKPSCLYQMQPSGPRPLIKMEEGRAHGYHHHHHDHHHHHHHQQQPSIPPPSGPEDEVLPSTSMYFKQSPPSTPTTPGFPQQAGAMWEDTLSSAQGCIAPGPLLDQPMKAVPTVAGARFPLFPFKPSPPHPPAPSPAGGHHLGYDPTAAAALSLPLGAAAAAAAGSQAAALEGHPYGLPLAKRAAALAFPPLGLTASPTASNLLGESPSLPSPPNRSSASGEGTCAVCGDNAACQHYGVRTCEGCKGFFKRTVQKNAKYVCLANKNCPVDKRRRNRCQYCRFQKCLSVGMVKEVVRTDSLKGRRGRLPSKPKSPLQQEASQPSPPSPPICMMNALVRALTDSTPRDLDYSRYCPTDQAAAGTDAEHVQQFYNLLTASIDVSRSWAEKIPGFTDLPKEDQTLLIESAFLELFVLRLSIRSNTAEDKFVFCNGLVLHRLQCLRGFGEWLDSIKDFSLSLQSLNLDIQALACLSALSMITERHGLKEPKRVEELCNKITSSLKEHQSKGQALEPTEPKVLRALVELRKICTLGLQRIFYLKLEDLVSPPSIIDKLFLDTLPF